In Zhaonella formicivorans, one DNA window encodes the following:
- the gap gene encoding type I glyceraldehyde-3-phosphate dehydrogenase, with amino-acid sequence MSVKIGINGFGRIGRLVFRAAMNNPEVEIVAINDLTDAETNAHLLKYDSVHGILNAHVSAKEGAIVVNGKEVKVFAEKDPGKLPWGEVGADVVVESTGLFTDATKAAAHLQGGAKKVIISAPAKNEDITIVMGVNEEKYDPARHKILSNASCTTNCLAPVAKVLHQKFGIRRGLMTTVHSYTNDQRILDQTHKDLRRARAAGMSIIPTTTGAAKAVALVLPELKGKLNGFAMRVPTPNVSVVDLVAELDKNVTVEDINNALKEAAAGELQGIMAYTEEPLVSSDFNGNSNSSIVDALSTMVIEGNMAKVIAWYDNEWGYSNRVVDLAAYIATRGL; translated from the coding sequence ATGTCAGTAAAAATTGGTATTAACGGATTCGGAAGGATCGGGAGGTTGGTTTTCAGGGCGGCCATGAATAACCCCGAGGTGGAAATAGTGGCTATCAACGATTTGACTGATGCAGAGACCAATGCCCACCTGCTCAAGTATGACTCCGTACATGGCATTTTAAATGCCCATGTTTCCGCTAAAGAAGGGGCAATTGTGGTTAACGGCAAAGAAGTTAAAGTATTTGCTGAAAAAGACCCTGGCAAACTCCCCTGGGGGGAAGTAGGGGCTGACGTTGTCGTTGAGTCCACCGGTTTGTTCACCGATGCTACAAAAGCAGCGGCTCACCTGCAAGGGGGAGCAAAAAAAGTCATTATCTCCGCTCCCGCCAAAAATGAGGATATTACCATAGTGATGGGCGTCAACGAAGAGAAATATGATCCGGCACGGCATAAGATCCTTTCCAATGCTTCCTGCACCACTAACTGCCTGGCTCCGGTGGCCAAAGTGCTGCACCAAAAATTTGGCATTCGCCGTGGTTTAATGACTACCGTTCACTCCTATACCAACGACCAGCGCATTCTGGACCAAACCCATAAGGACCTGCGTCGGGCCAGGGCGGCGGGAATGTCCATCATCCCCACTACTACAGGGGCTGCCAAAGCCGTGGCGCTGGTACTGCCGGAACTAAAGGGCAAGCTCAACGGCTTTGCCATGAGGGTGCCTACCCCTAACGTCTCTGTAGTCGATCTGGTGGCTGAACTGGACAAAAATGTAACCGTGGAAGATATCAATAACGCTTTGAAAGAAGCAGCGGCGGGGGAATTGCAGGGTATCATGGCATACACCGAAGAGCCGCTTGTATCTTCTGATTTCAACGGCAACAGCAATTCTTCCATCGTTGATGCTTTGTCGACTATGGTAATTGAAGGAAACATGGCCAAGGTAATTGCCTGGTATGACAACGAAT
- the rpoN gene encoding RNA polymerase factor sigma-54 has protein sequence MRMSYGLNLEQTQKLIITPELKQAINILQLSTLELAEYIQQELLENPMLELKEEEEKEQVEPVEEHEIDWQEYFADKSDLGLPNGPKEATAPHSIENFLTQAPTLLEHLTIQLELLRLSPKEEEIGHFLLGNINGNGYLEIELQEAAEKCGCELAEVEKVLALIQGFEPTGVGARDLAECLLLQLRAKEWADPVAEAIIKNHLVDLAEGKWQKIAKALAVSPLEVQAAADLIKTLDPKPGSKYGNSLEPRYIIPDVVVEKVEGEYVVLVNDSSTPRLGVNPVYQALMKREKNYDEETVKFVEQKLNSALWVIKSIEQRRLTLYKVVNCIISFQREFFERGLKALKPLTLKQVADVLGIHESTVSRATAHKYVQTPLGVFELKFFFANGVESSQGTSTSAQSVKATIQELVDSEDPRRPYTDQQLAELLTQRGISISRRTVTKYRDEQGIPAAAKRKRF, from the coding sequence ATGCGCATGAGTTATGGGCTCAATTTAGAACAAACTCAGAAATTAATCATAACTCCTGAATTAAAGCAGGCTATCAATATACTGCAGTTATCTACTTTGGAACTGGCGGAATACATCCAACAGGAGCTCCTGGAGAATCCCATGCTGGAACTTAAAGAAGAGGAAGAAAAGGAACAGGTAGAGCCGGTTGAAGAGCACGAAATAGACTGGCAGGAATATTTTGCCGACAAAAGCGATTTAGGTTTGCCAAACGGGCCGAAAGAGGCAACTGCTCCCCATTCCATAGAAAACTTCTTAACGCAGGCTCCTACGCTTTTGGAGCATTTGACTATTCAGCTCGAACTCCTGAGGTTAAGTCCCAAGGAGGAGGAAATAGGCCACTTTTTGCTGGGCAATATTAACGGCAACGGTTATTTGGAAATAGAACTGCAGGAAGCAGCGGAAAAATGCGGGTGCGAACTGGCAGAGGTGGAAAAAGTGCTGGCGCTGATTCAGGGTTTTGAACCTACAGGGGTGGGAGCCAGGGATTTGGCCGAGTGTTTGTTGCTTCAGCTGAGAGCCAAAGAATGGGCAGACCCGGTAGCTGAAGCCATAATTAAGAATCATCTGGTGGATTTGGCTGAGGGTAAATGGCAGAAAATTGCGAAGGCTCTGGCCGTATCTCCCCTGGAGGTTCAAGCTGCTGCCGATTTGATTAAAACGCTGGACCCCAAACCCGGCAGTAAATATGGTAATTCGTTGGAACCAAGGTATATCATTCCTGATGTAGTGGTGGAAAAAGTGGAAGGAGAGTATGTGGTTTTAGTGAATGACAGTTCCACCCCGCGGTTGGGAGTGAATCCGGTTTATCAGGCCCTGATGAAGAGAGAAAAAAATTATGATGAAGAAACAGTCAAATTCGTGGAACAAAAATTGAATTCGGCGCTATGGGTTATTAAAAGCATTGAGCAGCGCAGGCTAACCCTATATAAAGTTGTCAACTGCATAATTTCTTTTCAAAGGGAATTTTTTGAACGGGGGCTCAAGGCTTTAAAACCTTTGACATTAAAACAGGTAGCAGATGTTTTGGGAATTCATGAATCCACCGTTAGCCGGGCTACCGCCCATAAATATGTGCAGACCCCCTTAGGTGTTTTTGAACTAAAATTCTTTTTTGCCAACGGCGTAGAAAGCAGTCAGGGGACTTCCACCTCTGCCCAAAGTGTGAAAGCTACAATCCAGGAATTAGTCGATTCTGAAGACCCGCGCAGGCCCTATACTGACCAGCAGTTGGCGGAACTTCTTACTCAGCGGGGAATATCCATTTCCCGCCGGACGGTGACCAAATACCGGGATGAGCAAGGGATACCGGCGGCTGCCAAGAGGAAGAGATTTTAA
- a CDS encoding DUF1405 domain-containing protein: MWRKIRELLWDNPFRSSLLWTMVIIDFLGSIYGYYWYRYQLAETPVGWWLFVPDSPLSTTITGIALVLTLLRKNWSTFKLVAYTAIIKYGIWAVVLISHFGLSGGDISPEIWMLWFSHMGMAAEGFIYLRHLRVKLWQVAVQAGWMFLNDYIDYGLGFHPYFYADYQWGIALFSAVALSITLSVYPLVALRKS, translated from the coding sequence ATGTGGCGGAAAATTCGTGAGCTGTTATGGGACAACCCTTTTCGCAGCTCACTTTTATGGACAATGGTCATTATTGATTTCTTAGGCTCAATTTACGGCTACTATTGGTACAGGTATCAACTGGCCGAAACGCCTGTGGGGTGGTGGCTTTTCGTTCCCGACAGCCCTCTTTCCACGACTATAACGGGGATTGCCTTAGTGTTGACTTTGCTGCGAAAAAACTGGAGTACTTTTAAGCTTGTTGCATATACTGCTATTATCAAGTACGGGATCTGGGCGGTAGTTCTAATCAGCCACTTCGGGTTGTCCGGAGGTGATATTTCACCGGAGATTTGGATGCTTTGGTTTTCCCATATGGGAATGGCTGCCGAAGGTTTTATTTATTTAAGGCATTTAAGGGTGAAGCTATGGCAAGTTGCTGTCCAGGCCGGCTGGATGTTTTTAAATGATTACATCGATTATGGCTTGGGCTTTCATCCCTATTTTTATGCTGATTACCAGTGGGGTATAGCGCTGTTTAGCGCTGTGGCGCTTAGCATCACTTTAAGTGTTTATCCTCTTGTTGCCTTGCGGAAATCCTAA
- a CDS encoding acyltransferase, whose amino-acid sequence MRRLEYYPSPHENAMHYWKRIAHPLKTMKNFIIIQIGRFIPSIRVKNFLYRTFLGMKIGKDVGIGLMAMFDIFHPERITIGDNSVLGYNSTILCHEFLPNEYRLGPVEIGANVLIGANTTVLAGVKIGDGALVSAGSLVNRDVPPYTLAVGVPVKFVKRLKNPQEVTTIHVAENS is encoded by the coding sequence ATGCGCAGGTTAGAATATTATCCTTCGCCCCATGAAAATGCCATGCACTATTGGAAACGCATCGCCCATCCGCTTAAGACCATGAAAAATTTTATCATCATCCAAATTGGCCGCTTTATTCCTTCTATCCGGGTTAAGAATTTTCTTTACCGCACTTTTTTGGGGATGAAGATCGGGAAAGATGTGGGCATAGGGCTGATGGCCATGTTTGACATCTTTCACCCTGAAAGGATCACTATCGGGGATAACAGTGTCTTGGGATACAACAGCACTATTCTTTGTCATGAGTTCCTACCCAATGAGTACCGCCTGGGGCCTGTGGAGATTGGGGCCAACGTGTTAATCGGGGCTAATACAACGGTGTTGGCGGGGGTAAAAATAGGTGATGGCGCCCTTGTTTCGGCGGGCTCGTTGGTGAACAGGGATGTGCCGCCATATACGTTAGCAGTGGGAGTACCGGTGAAATTTGTCAAACGGCTTAAAAACCCTCAAGAGGTGACAACAATCCATGTGGCGGAAAATTCGTGA
- the whiA gene encoding DNA-binding protein WhiA has product MSFSSKAKNDLARILPERRCCQLAELSALIRMDGSIQISSRENIAIQLVSENAAVARKVIKLLKQLFDLSVDTSVRRKVRLKKNNIYVVKIPPQQGVQVILDALHIKIGEEGLTIDWNAVVPASQCCRRAYLRGAFLGGGSVSDPEGTYHLELITRDNYHAQLLCQMMRKLQLEPRVSQRKNWYVVYLKESEQIIRFLNIIGAHTALLDFENTRILKEMRNRVNRLVNCETANLNKTIDAGMRQVENIQFLLSRIGYEQLPASLKEVARLRLEFPDASLKELGELLEPPVSKSGVNHRLRRLEKMAEKLRG; this is encoded by the coding sequence GTGTCCTTTTCCTCTAAGGCTAAAAATGATTTAGCCCGAATTTTGCCGGAACGCCGCTGTTGCCAGTTGGCGGAGCTTTCGGCATTAATCAGGATGGATGGTTCCATCCAGATCAGTTCCAGGGAGAACATTGCCATCCAGCTTGTCTCTGAAAACGCTGCTGTAGCTCGAAAGGTAATTAAGTTGCTCAAGCAGCTTTTTGACCTGAGCGTGGATACTTCCGTCCGGCGTAAAGTTCGCCTGAAAAAGAACAATATCTATGTAGTGAAGATCCCACCCCAGCAAGGAGTGCAGGTTATCCTTGATGCTTTGCACATTAAAATTGGTGAAGAAGGACTGACAATAGACTGGAATGCAGTAGTGCCTGCCAGCCAGTGCTGTCGCCGGGCCTATTTGCGTGGCGCTTTTCTGGGCGGAGGATCGGTAAGCGACCCGGAGGGGACTTATCACCTGGAGCTGATTACCCGGGACAACTATCACGCCCAGCTCCTTTGTCAAATGATGCGAAAACTGCAGCTGGAACCAAGGGTCAGCCAGCGGAAGAACTGGTATGTTGTTTATCTGAAAGAAAGTGAGCAGATTATCCGGTTCTTAAATATTATTGGGGCCCATACGGCACTTCTCGATTTTGAAAACACCAGGATTTTGAAAGAAATGCGCAATAGAGTGAACAGGCTGGTCAATTGTGAAACCGCCAATCTCAACAAGACTATTGACGCGGGAATGCGCCAGGTGGAAAATATCCAGTTTTTGTTAAGTAGGATTGGGTACGAACAACTGCCTGCCAGTTTGAAGGAAGTGGCCCGGCTGAGGTTAGAATTCCCTGATGCCAGCCTGAAAGAGTTGGGAGAACTGCTGGAGCCACCGGTCAGCAAGTCAGGAGTCAACCACCGCCTGCGGCGCCTGGAGAAGATGGCGGAAAAATTAAGAGGTTAG
- a CDS encoding gluconeogenesis factor YvcK family protein — MLSWLKWLYPGLKIKRWLFLAFMGLLLLGAGLSVLDDAVLLGILLKTVVQLTYSYWGSSFSWWLGLLLVAVGIAFIAIGFKEVMNSLFNTLLPENAERLVEVLYQRRSLKRGPRIVAIGGGTGLPTLLRGLKSFTSNITAIVTVADDGGSSGRLRGELGVLPPGDSRNCLVALADTETLMDDVLNYRFEQGEGLAGHSLGNLLLAGLTELTGNLDQAVQELSKVLAIRGKVVPSTLEHTTLCAEFTDGTVVKGESKIPKTGKRIKKVFLEPTGCPAHPEAIRAIREADVVVLGPGSLYTSIIPNLLVEGIAQALQETKAPVIYICNIMTQPGETDDYTASDHLRAILKHGGENAVDYMVVNTGTVSGQLFKKYREEGACPVPVDRKAIDKLGVKVIGDRLLHTQELARHDPDQLARLIIRQSFRKRK; from the coding sequence ATGCTGAGCTGGTTAAAATGGCTCTATCCGGGGTTGAAAATCAAACGCTGGTTATTTCTTGCTTTTATGGGACTCCTGCTCTTGGGCGCCGGTTTGTCGGTGTTGGATGATGCGGTGCTCTTAGGGATTCTATTGAAAACAGTGGTACAGCTTACTTACAGTTATTGGGGCAGTTCCTTTTCCTGGTGGTTGGGCCTCTTGCTGGTGGCTGTGGGAATTGCCTTTATTGCCATTGGGTTCAAAGAAGTGATGAACTCACTTTTTAACACTTTGCTCCCTGAAAATGCCGAACGACTGGTGGAGGTATTGTACCAGCGCCGCAGTTTAAAGCGGGGGCCGCGGATCGTTGCTATCGGGGGAGGAACGGGCTTACCCACGTTACTGAGGGGACTAAAGAGCTTTACCAGCAATATAACTGCTATCGTTACGGTAGCAGATGACGGAGGAAGCTCCGGGAGGCTCAGGGGTGAACTGGGCGTCCTGCCACCGGGCGATTCCAGAAACTGCTTGGTAGCCCTGGCTGATACGGAAACATTGATGGACGATGTCTTAAACTATAGGTTTGAACAGGGCGAAGGGCTGGCCGGCCATAGCCTGGGCAACTTGCTTTTAGCCGGTTTGACTGAGCTTACCGGAAACCTTGACCAGGCGGTACAAGAATTGAGTAAAGTCTTGGCCATAAGGGGGAAAGTGGTCCCTTCAACCCTGGAACATACTACTCTGTGTGCGGAATTTACCGATGGAACGGTAGTTAAGGGTGAAAGCAAAATACCCAAAACGGGGAAGCGGATTAAGAAGGTTTTTTTAGAGCCCACTGGTTGTCCCGCCCACCCTGAGGCAATTCGCGCTATCCGGGAGGCGGATGTGGTTGTTTTAGGTCCGGGTAGCTTGTATACCAGCATCATACCTAACCTGCTGGTGGAAGGTATTGCGCAGGCTTTGCAGGAAACTAAAGCTCCTGTTATTTATATTTGCAACATTATGACTCAACCTGGTGAAACCGATGACTACACTGCTTCCGACCATTTGCGGGCGATCCTCAAACATGGCGGGGAGAATGCGGTTGATTACATGGTGGTGAATACAGGCACTGTTTCCGGCCAACTTTTTAAAAAGTATCGGGAAGAAGGGGCTTGCCCTGTGCCTGTGGACAGAAAGGCTATAGATAAATTAGGGGTAAAAGTAATCGGTGACAGATTGCTCCATACTCAAGAGTTAGCCAGGCATGACCCTGACCAGCTAGCCAGATTAATTATTCGGCAATCTTTCCGCAAAAGAAAGTAA
- the rapZ gene encoding RNase adapter RapZ, with the protein MTTKHKTQLVVVTGMSGAGKTQAIRCLEDLGFFCVDNLPPTLIPKFTELLSEPEDRLHKVGLVMDIRGGKFFGSLQDALGYLDDHGLKYELLFLEASDEALVRRFKETRRRHPLSSQGRVLEGIIEERKRLEPLRGRATKIIDTSELSPRQLKQQVAELFGSKRDYKLVVTVVSFGYKYGIPLDADLVMDVRFLPNPFYVKELRDLSGEDPKVQEYVMASPETNVFIEKFAEMLNYLVPYYIREGKTHLVVAIGCTGGQHRSVTLANQIRDLLNNPDYKIIVTHRDVERNMGKKSC; encoded by the coding sequence ATGACCACCAAACATAAAACACAGCTTGTAGTAGTAACAGGCATGTCCGGAGCAGGAAAGACTCAGGCAATTCGCTGCTTGGAAGATTTAGGCTTTTTTTGTGTCGACAACCTTCCTCCTACCCTGATTCCAAAATTTACCGAGCTCTTGAGCGAACCGGAAGACCGTTTGCACAAGGTGGGCCTGGTCATGGATATCCGGGGAGGGAAATTCTTCGGCAGCCTACAGGATGCTTTAGGTTACCTGGATGACCACGGCTTAAAATATGAATTGCTGTTCTTAGAGGCCTCGGATGAAGCTTTGGTTAGGAGGTTCAAGGAAACAAGGCGCAGGCACCCCCTGTCAAGTCAAGGACGGGTTCTGGAAGGCATCATAGAGGAACGCAAGAGACTGGAACCACTACGGGGGCGGGCTACAAAGATTATCGACACTTCCGAGCTTTCGCCCAGGCAGCTCAAGCAGCAGGTGGCAGAATTATTCGGCAGCAAAAGGGATTATAAGCTGGTGGTTACCGTTGTATCTTTCGGGTATAAATACGGCATACCTTTGGATGCTGATCTGGTAATGGATGTCCGTTTTTTGCCTAATCCATTTTACGTCAAGGAATTGCGGGATTTAAGCGGGGAAGATCCCAAAGTGCAGGAATATGTAATGGCTTCCCCGGAGACAAACGTTTTTATCGAAAAGTTTGCTGAAATGCTGAACTACCTGGTTCCCTACTATATCCGGGAAGGAAAAACCCATCTGGTGGTGGCCATTGGCTGCACCGGGGGGCAGCACCGTTCAGTGACTCTTGCCAACCAGATCAGGGACTTACTTAATAACCCTGATTATAAAATAATTGTGACCCACAGGGATGTGGAGCGCAATATGGGGAAAAAATCATGCTGA
- the ptsP gene encoding phosphoenolpyruvate--protein phosphotransferase: protein MQEEKVFHGIATSPGIAIGSAIINCTEDYNFETKKIDADLLQEEILRFQRAVEQVKKDLASEQQKIAEEIGEAEAAIWSIQLLLIDDPEIYDEVIKLIRTQHVNAESAVKTVLETKKRNMAQLEDDYMRQRASDLEDLQRRLVISLSGKKRSKIEFSANSILVTDELTPTSIVQIDKDKVKGIVTEKGGSTSHAAILVKSLALPAVFGASGIMQELEDGWQIIVDGSAGLAIVNPETHNLEKYYNQLIKQQKELKEHDMLKDLPAVTTDGCKVELAANISSVAEANHAFAHNADGIGLFRTEFLFMDTPHLPNEDEQFEVYKAVALSMQGKPVIIRTLDAGGDKKPPGLNIPHEANPFLGWRAIRICLAEPDILKNQLKAILRAANFGNVWVMFPMITSVEEIRQAKAVFLEAMGELVQSGKPFNSTVKIGIMIETPAAVLLIDALLQEVDFVSIGTNDLTQYTLATDRMNAKVAYLYDYFHPAVLRQLKYVVERITQAKKWVGICGEMAGDPLAVPLLIGLGFDELSVTVSNLNSVKSIVRAVSKKEAAVIAEEALRLETVDEIKKLLKSRFHWLVK from the coding sequence ATGCAGGAAGAGAAGGTTTTCCATGGTATAGCAACCTCTCCCGGAATTGCTATCGGATCAGCTATAATAAACTGTACTGAAGACTATAACTTCGAGACAAAAAAAATAGACGCGGATCTACTCCAAGAGGAAATCTTGCGTTTCCAAAGGGCTGTAGAACAAGTTAAGAAGGACCTTGCTTCAGAGCAACAAAAAATTGCGGAGGAAATAGGGGAAGCGGAAGCTGCTATCTGGTCGATTCAGTTGCTTTTAATTGATGATCCGGAAATATATGATGAAGTTATTAAGCTGATTCGCACACAGCATGTAAACGCTGAGTCAGCCGTAAAAACAGTACTTGAGACTAAGAAAAGGAATATGGCTCAGTTGGAAGACGACTATATGCGCCAGAGGGCTAGCGACCTAGAAGATCTTCAAAGGCGCTTGGTAATATCTTTGTCCGGTAAAAAAAGGTCAAAAATCGAGTTTTCGGCAAATAGTATCTTAGTGACAGATGAGTTAACACCCACTTCCATCGTCCAAATCGATAAGGACAAGGTTAAAGGAATAGTAACTGAAAAGGGTGGCAGTACATCTCATGCTGCCATCCTGGTAAAATCTTTAGCTTTGCCTGCGGTTTTCGGCGCTTCCGGTATAATGCAAGAACTGGAAGATGGTTGGCAGATAATTGTAGATGGCAGTGCTGGATTAGCTATTGTCAACCCGGAAACTCATAACTTGGAAAAATATTATAACCAATTAATAAAACAGCAAAAGGAATTAAAAGAGCATGATATGCTAAAGGATCTGCCGGCTGTGACAACTGACGGGTGTAAGGTTGAGTTGGCGGCAAATATTAGTTCAGTGGCAGAGGCAAATCACGCATTTGCCCACAATGCTGACGGTATAGGATTATTTCGGACTGAGTTTTTATTCATGGATACCCCGCATTTACCCAACGAAGATGAGCAGTTCGAAGTATACAAGGCTGTTGCCTTGAGCATGCAAGGAAAGCCGGTAATCATAAGAACCTTGGATGCGGGAGGAGACAAGAAACCGCCTGGTTTGAACATTCCGCACGAGGCAAACCCCTTCTTGGGGTGGCGCGCAATCAGGATTTGCCTGGCAGAGCCGGACATTTTAAAAAACCAGCTGAAGGCTATTCTCAGGGCTGCAAATTTTGGTAATGTCTGGGTAATGTTTCCCATGATCACTTCCGTTGAAGAAATCAGGCAAGCTAAGGCAGTTTTTTTAGAAGCGATGGGTGAGCTCGTACAATCGGGTAAACCATTTAATTCGACAGTTAAAATTGGAATAATGATCGAGACACCCGCTGCCGTACTATTGATCGATGCACTATTACAAGAAGTTGACTTTGTCAGTATAGGTACCAACGATTTGACCCAGTATACTTTGGCTACGGATAGGATGAATGCAAAGGTTGCTTACCTGTATGATTACTTTCACCCTGCTGTCTTAAGGCAATTAAAGTATGTTGTTGAACGTATAACGCAGGCAAAAAAATGGGTCGGCATCTGTGGAGAAATGGCGGGAGACCCCTTGGCAGTACCTTTATTAATTGGATTAGGTTTTGATGAATTGTCAGTAACAGTTAGCAATCTGAATTCTGTTAAAAGTATTGTCAGAGCTGTATCAAAAAAAGAAGCTGCGGTTATTGCTGAGGAAGCTTTAAGGCTTGAAACGGTTGACGAGATTAAGAAATTGCTAAAGAGTCGTTTTCATTGGTTGGTAAAATAG
- a CDS encoding HPr family phosphocarrier protein — MQEKLFTIRNEIGLHARPAALMVKMAQQYQSEIWLEKNGKRINAKSITAIMQLAAKYLDEVKLIAQGADEEDALKALTELVENKFGEA, encoded by the coding sequence ATGCAAGAGAAACTTTTTACGATAAGAAATGAAATTGGCTTGCATGCCAGACCGGCTGCCTTAATGGTGAAAATGGCCCAACAATATCAATCAGAAATTTGGTTAGAAAAGAATGGTAAGAGGATAAATGCTAAAAGCATTACCGCAATAATGCAGCTGGCTGCAAAATATCTAGACGAAGTCAAATTGATAGCCCAAGGTGCTGACGAGGAGGATGCCTTAAAGGCCTTAACGGAGCTAGTGGAAAATAAATTTGGCGAAGCGTAA
- a CDS encoding zinc-dependent alcohol dehydrogenase, whose amino-acid sequence MTGTMKVGAIISPGKVKVVQVNKPKPGVGEVLVKVKACALCTWEQRVFSGAKQVPLPYLGGHEVVGEIAELGNGVHSRWKVGNKVAIRTLAHCGECYYCQQGEDNLCEQIGKLPRPVLEMDGIGGLSEYLIARPSQLFRLSPELDFTIGAFSEPLACVIHSIEKAHLKIGNDVVIVGAGIMGLLHLLLAKKLATRVIVCEVNAKRRQLAKELGADFVINSAEENAVEVVKSLTDGRGADAVIHTTAIAEVAAEAIEMAGKMGRVIMYGSFYPDKPISVSPNYIHNSQIVITGAVSPSTEDFLKATRLLNYGIINPAPFIQAVFPLADIQEAFQLASKPDTFRVIVSF is encoded by the coding sequence ATGACTGGAACCATGAAAGTAGGTGCTATTATATCTCCCGGCAAAGTAAAAGTGGTCCAAGTTAATAAGCCTAAACCGGGCGTGGGCGAAGTACTGGTAAAGGTCAAGGCTTGTGCCCTCTGCACCTGGGAACAGAGAGTTTTTTCAGGAGCAAAGCAGGTGCCGCTGCCTTACCTTGGAGGACATGAAGTGGTAGGTGAAATAGCTGAACTTGGTAATGGCGTACACAGCCGATGGAAGGTAGGGAATAAAGTTGCTATCAGGACTCTCGCTCACTGCGGGGAGTGCTACTACTGCCAGCAAGGGGAGGACAACTTATGCGAACAAATCGGTAAGCTACCAAGACCCGTGCTGGAAATGGATGGCATAGGCGGCTTGAGTGAATATCTAATTGCCAGGCCGAGCCAGCTCTTCAGGCTCAGCCCTGAACTTGATTTTACGATTGGTGCTTTCAGCGAACCTTTAGCCTGCGTTATTCACAGCATTGAGAAGGCACATTTGAAGATAGGCAACGATGTGGTCATAGTCGGTGCCGGCATAATGGGACTTTTACATCTCCTTTTGGCGAAAAAACTTGCTACCAGAGTAATAGTCTGTGAGGTTAATGCCAAACGGCGTCAGCTGGCAAAAGAATTGGGGGCTGATTTTGTAATCAATTCGGCAGAAGAAAATGCTGTGGAAGTAGTTAAGAGCTTGACCGACGGACGGGGAGCCGATGCTGTTATCCATACAACCGCTATAGCCGAAGTTGCCGCCGAAGCAATAGAAATGGCTGGCAAAATGGGCAGGGTAATTATGTATGGTTCATTTTATCCTGACAAACCCATTAGTGTAAGTCCCAATTATATTCATAATTCCCAAATAGTAATTACGGGTGCAGTAAGTCCGTCTACGGAAGATTTCTTAAAGGCAACCAGGCTTCTAAACTATGGGATTATTAATCCTGCTCCCTTTATCCAGGCAGTATTTCCCTTGGCAGACATCCAGGAAGCTTTCCAACTGGCTTCGAAGCCTGATACTTTTAGAGTAATAGTCAGCTTTTGA
- a CDS encoding class I fructose-bisphosphate aldolase, producing the protein MKRRMHRLFKKDGRIFILAMDHGTGLKVLPELNDPGVLIKVAVENGVDALLTTFGLAVTYQKEIGEAGLILRIDGGTSQLGPKGGVAGRIFTVEDAVKLGADGVVCMGFPGASSEDVSLKELAHFVSEAYHWGMPLLAEMLPMGWDTQHWTPENIAFACRLGAEYGVDFVKTQYTGDLESFKKVTAGCYKPVVILGGPGGNSEEELLRTIKDSLEAGGAGVAIGRSIWKHPNPGKYCRAISMIIHEDASVEEALQELA; encoded by the coding sequence ATGAAACGAAGAATGCACAGACTATTTAAAAAGGATGGGAGAATTTTTATTCTGGCCATGGATCACGGCACCGGCTTAAAGGTGCTACCGGAATTAAATGACCCAGGCGTATTAATAAAAGTGGCGGTTGAGAACGGTGTCGATGCCTTGTTGACTACTTTTGGCTTAGCTGTTACTTATCAGAAAGAGATCGGGGAGGCGGGGTTAATCTTAAGAATTGATGGCGGTACCTCACAATTAGGCCCTAAGGGAGGAGTAGCAGGCCGTATTTTTACCGTGGAAGATGCAGTAAAACTCGGTGCTGACGGCGTAGTTTGCATGGGATTTCCTGGTGCTTCGAGCGAAGATGTTTCATTAAAAGAGCTGGCCCATTTTGTAAGTGAGGCTTACCATTGGGGTATGCCCCTCCTGGCGGAAATGCTTCCCATGGGCTGGGACACCCAGCACTGGACACCGGAGAATATAGCCTTTGCATGCCGGTTGGGGGCGGAATATGGAGTTGATTTTGTTAAAACACAATACACCGGCGATTTGGAAAGCTTTAAAAAAGTTACTGCAGGATGCTATAAGCCGGTGGTCATTTTGGGTGGGCCGGGTGGCAATTCGGAGGAGGAACTGTTGCGAACAATTAAAGATTCATTGGAAGCAGGCGGGGCTGGCGTAGCTATTGGCCGAAGCATTTGGAAACACCCCAACCCAGGCAAATACTGCCGTGCAATTTCTATGATTATCCATGAAGATGCGTCTGTCGAAGAAGCTTTACAGGAACTGGCTTAG